From the Lathyrus oleraceus cultivar Zhongwan6 chromosome 4, CAAS_Psat_ZW6_1.0, whole genome shotgun sequence genome, one window contains:
- the LOC127074489 gene encoding dof zinc finger protein DOF3.7: MIPELFGNGASASLIPSERNYSSINGGVGGGLLLQQTTTQPPSSSPCPSSTTTTPTTTSTPTTTPSSENQQSLRCPRCDSSNTKFCYYNNYNLTQPRHFCKTCRRYWTKGGALRNVPIGGGCRKNRNIGASNIPAKTTANKMKTVASEFMGRTSNQGFDLEHIVPPPSQILWGSPQNSHLLSLLRSNQNPNPNLVKEEGNNLIGSHVSHMMSSQPLVSSNGYDGIGHVLCNPFWRNNHDQTQQLQNGGFVLGEQHQQQQHQHQSSGIQELYQKLRSSTSSSSGNNYCSEISSSPTVLLGNVASNTSTISNILETTSVPGAELGYWNPIPTLTWSDLPTTNGAYIHNSNN, translated from the coding sequence ATGATCCCAGAACTCTTTGGTAATGGTGCTAGTGCTTCCCTCATACCAAGTGAAAGAAACTACTCTTCCATTAATGGAGGAGTTGGAGGAGGACTTTTACTTCAACAAACAACAACACAgcctccttcttcttctccatGTCCATCTTCCACAACCACCACCCCCACCACCACTTCCACACCAACCACTACCCCTTCATCTGAAAACCAACAAAGTCTTAGGTGTCCACGATGTGATTCATCAAACACTAAGTTCTGCTACTACAACAACTACAACCTCACTCAGCCGCGCCATTTCTGCAAAACATGTCGTCGTTACTGGACCAAAGGCGGTGCTTTACGTAACGTCCCCATCGGAGGAGGCTGCCGGAAGAACAGAAACATTGGCGCGTCGAACATCCCGGCAAAAACAACAGCAAACAAGATGAAGACGGTTGCATCGGAGTTTATGGGAAGGACAAGTAACCAGGGGTTTGATCTGGAACATATTGTTCCACCACCAAGCCAAATCCTTTGGGGTTCTCCACAAAATTCTCATCTACTTTCCTTGCTAAGATCTAACCAAAACCCTAACCCTAACCTTGTTAAGGAAGAAGGGAATAACTTAATAGGGTCCCATGTTTCTCACATGATGAGTTCTCAGCCGTTGGTTTCATCAAATGGTTATGATGGTATTGGGCATGTTCTATGCAACCCATTTTGGAGAAACAATCATGATCAAACTCAACAATTACAAAATGGTGGCTTTGTTCTTGGGgaacaacatcaacaacagcaacatcagCATCAAAGCAGTGGAATCCAAGAACTTTACCAGAAGCTAAGgtcatcaacatcatcatcatcaggtAATAATTATTGCAGCGAGATTTCATCTTCACCAACAGTGTTACTAGGGAACGTGGCTTCTAACACCTCTACCATATCAAACATTTTGGAGACAACTTCAGTTCCTGGTGCTGAACTAGGCTACTGGAATCCAATTCCAACCCTTACTTGGTCTGATCTTCCAACCACCAATGGTGCATATATCCATAACAGCAATAACTAA